One window from the genome of Nicotiana tomentosiformis chromosome 5, ASM39032v3, whole genome shotgun sequence encodes:
- the LOC138892679 gene encoding uncharacterized protein, translating into MFFDGAAHFKGVGIGAVLISETRQHYPASAKIRFPFTYNMAEYEACILGIRMAFHFNVKERLVIGDSDILIHQVQGEWSIKNVKILPYMHCVKALCKQFMKIEFKNLPRIWNEFADVLATLSSMIQHPDKNYIDPIEVEIRDQHAYCFHVDEEPDGKPWYRDIKKFFATR; encoded by the coding sequence atgtttttcgatggagcagcACACTTCAAAGGAGTTGGAATTGGGGCAGTCCTGATTTCAGAAACTAGACAGCATTATCCAGCAtcggcaaagataagattccctttTACCTATAATATGGCCGAATACGAAGCATGCATCCTTGGGATTAGAATGGCATTCCACTTCAACGTCAAAGAACGTTTGGTCATAGGAGACTCCGATATattgatacaccaagtccaaggAGAATGGTCCATAAAGAATGTCAAGATACTTCCGTACATGCACTGTGTAAAGGCGCTATGCAAGCAGTTCATGAAGATTGAGTTCAAGAACCTCCCTAGGATTTGGAATGAGTTCGCCGACGTCCTTGCAACCCTATCATCTATGATTCAGCATCCGgacaagaactacatcgaccctatcgaggtagagatcagggatcaacatgcctattgcttccatgtagatgaagaaccagatggtaaaccatggtatcGCGACATCAAGAAATTCTTTGCAACCAGATAA